The Mycolicibacterium flavescens genome has a segment encoding these proteins:
- a CDS encoding transposase, mutator type, whose amino-acid sequence MTTAHDIDLPAVLAERLTSCHPDVLRELLATFIHTLMGAEADALCGAGYGQRSSDRTNSRNGYRHREFDTRAGTLDLAIPKLRHGSYFPEWLLERRKRAERALTTVVATCYLLGVSTRRMDKLVETLGITSLSKSQVSVMAKELDTAVESFRTRPLDAGPYTFVAADALVLKVREGGRVVNVHALIATGVNAEGYREILGIDVSTAEDGAGWLTFWRSLTARGLSGVKLVTSDAHAGLVAAIGATLPGAAWQRCRTHYTTNLMAITPKASWPWVRTLLHSVFDQPDKESVAAQYDRIIDALADKLPKVADHLESARPDLLAFTNFPKQIWRQIWSNNPQERLNKEIRRRTDVVGIFPDRDALIRLVGAVLAEQHDEWAESRRYLGLDALSKSRAVNDTPSEQEATPAALTA is encoded by the coding sequence ATGACCACTGCCCACGATATCGACCTGCCCGCCGTGTTGGCCGAACGACTCACCAGCTGCCATCCCGATGTGCTGCGCGAGCTGCTGGCCACCTTCATCCACACGCTGATGGGTGCTGAAGCCGACGCCCTGTGCGGTGCGGGCTACGGCCAGCGCAGCTCCGACCGGACGAATTCCCGCAATGGGTATCGTCACCGCGAGTTCGACACTCGGGCAGGCACATTGGATCTGGCGATCCCCAAGTTGCGCCACGGCTCGTACTTCCCGGAATGGCTGCTGGAGCGCCGCAAGCGCGCCGAGCGAGCCCTGACCACCGTGGTGGCGACCTGCTACCTGCTCGGGGTCTCGACACGGCGGATGGACAAGCTGGTGGAGACCCTGGGCATCACCAGCCTGTCGAAATCGCAGGTATCGGTGATGGCCAAGGAACTCGACACCGCCGTCGAGTCCTTTCGGACCCGCCCCCTGGATGCCGGCCCGTACACGTTCGTCGCTGCAGATGCCCTGGTCCTCAAAGTCCGCGAGGGCGGCCGGGTGGTCAACGTGCACGCGCTGATCGCAACCGGCGTCAACGCCGAGGGCTACCGCGAAATCCTGGGCATCGACGTCAGCACCGCCGAGGACGGGGCGGGCTGGTTGACGTTCTGGCGGTCGCTGACCGCCCGCGGCCTGTCCGGGGTCAAGCTCGTCACCAGCGACGCGCACGCCGGCTTGGTGGCCGCGATCGGCGCCACGCTGCCCGGCGCGGCCTGGCAGCGCTGCCGCACCCACTACACGACCAACCTGATGGCGATCACCCCGAAAGCGTCGTGGCCGTGGGTACGCACCCTGCTGCATTCGGTGTTCGACCAGCCTGACAAGGAATCGGTTGCAGCGCAATACGATCGGATCATCGATGCTCTCGCCGATAAGCTCCCCAAGGTCGCCGACCACCTGGAATCCGCTCGCCCGGATTTGCTCGCCTTCACTAACTTCCCCAAGCAGATTTGGCGTCAGATCTGGTCGAACAATCCCCAGGAACGGCTCAATAAGGAGATCCGCCGGCGCACCGACGTCGTGGGCATCTTCCCCGACCGCGACGCCCTGATCCGCCTCGTCGGGGCCGTATTGGCCGAACAACACGACGAATGGGCCGAGTCTCGGCGCTACCTCGGCCTCGACGCGCTGAGCAAATCACGTGCCGTCAACGACACCCCGAGCGAACAGGAGGCCACGCCGGCGGCACTGACCGCCTGA
- a CDS encoding Conserved protein of uncharacterised function (part1) — protein MALSNRDRINRMFEVMAPALDDFIASVIGQGDPALGAAWTKLVQIKDGKKGAPADKTYNPHDPQVQFRILTESSITSSFKAGWYPFNKSFGKAGESFAIELREVRNNWAHNGTFSDDDAYRALDTGERLLKLVGATKEADEVHAIRLNLRRVTADKEDKKTLKAAVDNPEASGLKPWRDVLPPHDDVATGNFAASEFAADLYKVAFGGEQDSGYADAVEFFRRTYLTEGLTDLVGRAVRRISGDDNAPPVINLQTNFGGGKTHSMLALWHVAAGMPIGEFPQDTQELLSANGYSGAKVNRVAIVGNHFSPAGETKDDGTHVNTLWGELAWQLGGPEAYALVAKADAGRTTPGEALHDLLQEHSPAVILIDEWVAYARSLVGRDDLAGGTFDDQFTFAQSLTEAAKGTSGVLLVISIPASETGDAPDKIAAGNAEEVGGAHGLEALKRLQNVVRRVADQWRPASSVEAYQIVRQRLFKQPDAAALASISATARGYVEMYRKYSDDFPREARDGAYEDRIKRTYPIHPELFDRLYEEWSSLERFQRTRGVLRLMSTVIHALWTGEDASPLIMPGSVPLATANVNSELTQYLQDSWKAIIDADVDGPTSEPARIDKDKPLFGQRSLTKRLARTVFFGAAPTIGSAHKGLETQRVFLGTAVPGDVPGNFHSALTQLGDRATYFYSGSGKYWYDLQANITRTAKDQAERLHKEDVWAEIVRRLQAQARTRGDFAGVHVCPETNADIPDTDEARLVILHPKVAHKRGTDSIAKEFARQSTEQRGTANRANRNMLVYLAADEARLEELDNATRDYLGWTHVLANEADLDLTQNQKNQATQRQLQADQTVISRLLQTFTWALVPAQPDAGAPFIVRETKVEGQSESLAERVSRRLGNDGDLSIRQAAVNVRLAINKVPQIWNGGHVTLGALWSLYCQYPYMPRLRDRKVLQDGVLDLPMIWQTDAFALATGFDEATDRYIGLWIPTDTNDAPSATDALLLVRPDIAVKQRDEETPSDAPLQEAKPNIPADSPKVDVGCPPSKTRFYGVKTLSSDKIALDFKNVADEIIANLREQGINLVVKIEIEAVDTNGFDENTIRTLTENAKTLKFDQSGFEDS, from the coding sequence ATGGCTTTGAGTAACCGCGACCGCATTAACCGAATGTTTGAGGTGATGGCCCCGGCGCTAGATGACTTCATCGCATCGGTGATCGGTCAAGGCGACCCTGCGCTCGGCGCCGCGTGGACCAAGCTTGTTCAAATCAAAGACGGCAAGAAGGGCGCCCCAGCAGATAAGACCTACAATCCCCACGATCCCCAAGTGCAGTTCCGCATCCTCACTGAGAGCAGCATCACCAGCAGTTTCAAGGCCGGCTGGTATCCGTTCAACAAGTCCTTCGGCAAGGCCGGCGAGTCCTTCGCGATCGAACTGCGCGAGGTCCGAAACAACTGGGCGCACAACGGAACCTTCTCCGACGACGACGCCTATCGCGCACTGGACACCGGCGAGCGACTGCTCAAGCTGGTTGGTGCCACCAAAGAAGCCGACGAGGTGCACGCGATCCGGCTCAACCTGCGTCGCGTCACCGCCGACAAGGAGGACAAAAAGACTCTGAAGGCGGCGGTCGACAACCCGGAGGCGTCCGGTCTCAAGCCTTGGCGAGATGTGCTTCCGCCCCACGATGACGTCGCCACCGGGAACTTCGCCGCCTCCGAATTCGCCGCCGACTTGTACAAAGTCGCATTCGGCGGCGAACAGGATTCTGGCTACGCGGATGCGGTCGAGTTCTTCCGACGCACCTACCTCACCGAGGGGTTGACCGATCTCGTCGGCCGCGCTGTCCGTCGTATCTCCGGCGACGATAACGCGCCACCGGTGATCAACCTGCAGACCAATTTTGGTGGCGGCAAGACCCACTCCATGCTGGCGCTGTGGCACGTCGCCGCCGGAATGCCCATCGGCGAGTTTCCTCAAGACACCCAGGAGCTACTGTCCGCCAACGGATACTCCGGCGCGAAGGTAAATCGCGTCGCAATCGTCGGCAACCACTTCAGCCCCGCCGGTGAAACCAAGGACGACGGCACGCACGTCAACACCCTGTGGGGCGAGCTGGCCTGGCAACTCGGCGGGCCCGAAGCCTACGCACTGGTCGCCAAGGCCGACGCCGGACGCACCACCCCCGGCGAAGCGTTGCACGACCTGCTGCAGGAGCACTCCCCTGCCGTCATTCTGATCGACGAATGGGTGGCCTACGCACGCTCGCTCGTTGGCCGTGACGACCTTGCTGGCGGCACCTTTGACGACCAGTTCACCTTCGCTCAGTCGCTGACCGAGGCAGCCAAGGGCACTTCGGGTGTGCTGCTTGTGATCTCGATTCCCGCCTCCGAGACCGGAGACGCCCCCGACAAGATCGCCGCCGGTAACGCTGAGGAAGTTGGTGGTGCCCACGGCCTGGAGGCGCTCAAGCGGTTGCAGAACGTCGTGCGTCGTGTCGCTGACCAATGGCGACCCGCTTCATCGGTCGAGGCTTACCAGATCGTGCGGCAGCGGCTATTCAAGCAACCCGATGCGGCGGCCCTCGCATCGATCAGTGCAACCGCGCGCGGTTACGTCGAGATGTATCGCAAGTACAGCGACGACTTTCCCCGCGAAGCCCGCGACGGCGCCTACGAAGACCGGATCAAGCGGACCTACCCCATTCACCCCGAACTGTTCGACCGGCTATACGAAGAATGGTCGTCCCTGGAAAGGTTCCAACGCACCCGCGGCGTGCTGCGCCTGATGAGTACGGTGATCCACGCCCTATGGACCGGTGAAGACGCCTCACCGCTGATCATGCCAGGCTCGGTCCCGCTGGCGACTGCCAACGTCAATTCCGAACTTACGCAATACCTTCAGGATTCGTGGAAGGCGATCATAGACGCCGATGTGGACGGCCCAACCTCCGAACCCGCACGCATCGACAAGGATAAACCGCTATTTGGTCAGCGCTCGCTGACCAAACGCCTTGCCCGCACCGTCTTCTTTGGCGCGGCACCTACCATCGGCTCGGCCCACAAGGGCCTCGAAACCCAGCGGGTGTTCTTGGGCACCGCGGTACCCGGTGATGTGCCCGGCAACTTTCACTCCGCGCTCACCCAGCTCGGCGATCGGGCCACCTACTTCTACTCCGGTTCCGGCAAGTACTGGTACGACCTACAAGCCAACATCACCCGCACCGCCAAGGACCAGGCCGAGCGTCTGCATAAAGAGGATGTGTGGGCCGAGATCGTCCGCCGCCTACAGGCCCAAGCCCGCACACGCGGCGACTTCGCCGGAGTCCACGTCTGCCCCGAAACGAACGCGGACATCCCCGACACAGACGAAGCACGCCTGGTGATCCTGCACCCGAAGGTCGCTCACAAGCGCGGAACCGACTCTATTGCTAAGGAGTTCGCCCGACAGTCCACCGAGCAGCGCGGCACCGCCAACCGCGCCAACCGCAACATGCTGGTGTATCTCGCCGCAGACGAAGCCCGGCTCGAAGAACTCGACAACGCCACCCGCGACTATCTGGGTTGGACGCACGTTTTGGCAAACGAGGCCGACCTGGACCTCACTCAGAATCAAAAGAACCAGGCCACCCAACGACAGTTGCAAGCCGACCAAACCGTCATCTCCCGGCTGCTGCAAACCTTCACGTGGGCTCTGGTCCCGGCCCAACCTGACGCAGGCGCTCCGTTCATCGTTCGCGAAACCAAGGTGGAAGGACAGTCCGAATCGTTGGCGGAGCGGGTTTCGCGCCGACTTGGCAACGACGGTGACCTGTCCATCCGGCAGGCCGCCGTCAATGTCCGACTCGCCATCAACAAGGTGCCGCAAATCTGGAACGGCGGGCACGTCACGCTCGGTGCGTTGTGGTCGCTGTACTGCCAGTACCCGTACATGCCGCGCTTACGTGACCGAAAGGTGTTGCAGGACGGGGTACTCGATCTGCCGATGATTTGGCAGACCGATGCCTTCGCACTTGCCACAGGCTTCGACGAGGCCACCGACCGGTACATCGGGCTATGGATTCCGACCGACACAAACGACGCGCCATCAGCCACCGACGCACTTCTGCTCGTACGGCCCGACATCGCTGTTAAGCAGCGCGACGAGGAGACGCCATCCGATGCGCCGCTGCAGGAGGCCAAGCCCAATATTCCAGCTGATTCTCCCAAAGTGGATGTCGGATGTCCCCCATCAAAGACGCGCTTCTACGGGGTGAAGACCCTCAGTTCGGACAAGATCGCGCTCGACTTCAAAAACGTCGCCGATGAGATCATCGCTAACCTGCGGGAGCAGGGCATCAACCTCGTCGTCAAGATTGAGATTGAGGCGGTTGACACAAATGGGTTCGACGAGAACACGATTCGGACACTTACTGAGAACGCCAAAACGCTAAAGTTCGATCAGTCCGGGTTTGAGGACAGTTAG
- the rapA gene encoding helicase domain-containing protein — protein sequence MLLEELKPGLRIDGLIPAQVITVIFAQWHGTDALELTYKTNDGTLGQQVVFRKDQDNLTVAQTGSRAFDANATDFKMVAEAQRITLAGLFDPMLAVATSDVRPLPHQIRAVYGELLPRTPLRFLLADDPGAGKTIMAGLYIKELLLRDDVRQCLIVAPGGLVEQWQDELFFKFGLRFDLLTNQLIDANVNLNVFESNPLLIARMDQLSRNEELQAQLKETEWDLIIVDEAHRMGAHYFGGKLEKTKRFLLGEMLGRITRHLLLMTATPHSGKEEDFQLFLTLLDRDRFEGKNTKTANTDGIMRRMVKEDLLTFDGKKLFPERRAETVPYELTELEYSLYEQVTAYVREGMNRADRVGGKRKNTVGFALTVLQRRLASSPEAIYKSLVRRTERLERKKLEILNGTYTDRELTVDVEGLDADDYSSEQIEELEEELLDAATAAQTVEELDAELLELAELTTVAKQVRDSGTDRKWTELSHILQDEALTVDANGWPRKLIIFTEHRDTLDYLAGRIRTLIGKPNAVQAIHGGVRRKERRMITEEFTKNRDCQILLATDAAGEGLNLQAAHLMVNYDLPWNPNRIEQRFGRIHRIGQEEVCRLWNIVASNTREGDVFVRLLAKIEEQRKAYGGKVFDVLGEAFSETPLRELLLDAIRYGELPEVRAKMHEVIDHKVSDGLKELLDERALASDHLADADLAKLRAAMDEARARRLQPHYIELAFKAAFTRLGGRIAKRERGRYEIANVPAQIRASKHQPIATKYDRVTFDLEHVHSEELARADLLAPGHPLHDAVMDEAIRHFGGTLNSGTVLVSATLEEPHLLVGVVEEVADATGAAVSRRFGYAYVDSLGTVTPAGPAPYLDCVAAPDTPAVATARQLPWLADAEDRANSWIITTQLPEYLSEVQPRRAAELAKCRDLVVKRLEGERDRMLLDAAVAAEKEQAGEKPKESAESLNRKAVELDARLHNRLELLDKQALMSTKPPRIVTAALILPVAMVDGELPASAPIHAKETKEVERRGVDLVMSTERALGRTPVEQPFNNKGFDILSSDSGGDTYRIEVKARLDGAKDFFVTHNEVMVGKNAVPRYRLALVRVDPRGSDHDEVRYLDNPFASTDLGDFHSTGIRGDWAKMWAKGTQPF from the coding sequence GTGCTGCTGGAAGAGTTGAAGCCTGGCCTGCGGATCGACGGGTTGATCCCAGCGCAGGTGATCACGGTGATCTTTGCCCAGTGGCACGGCACCGACGCTCTGGAGCTGACCTACAAGACCAACGACGGTACGCTCGGCCAGCAGGTGGTGTTCCGCAAGGACCAGGACAACCTCACCGTCGCCCAGACCGGCAGCCGGGCGTTCGATGCCAACGCCACCGACTTCAAGATGGTCGCCGAGGCCCAACGGATCACCCTGGCCGGATTGTTCGACCCGATGTTGGCCGTGGCCACCAGCGACGTCAGGCCACTCCCCCATCAGATCAGAGCCGTCTACGGCGAGCTTCTCCCCCGAACTCCACTGAGATTTCTGCTCGCCGACGACCCCGGCGCCGGCAAGACCATCATGGCCGGCCTGTACATCAAAGAGCTGCTGTTGCGCGACGACGTGCGCCAATGCCTGATCGTCGCACCCGGCGGGTTGGTCGAGCAGTGGCAAGACGAACTGTTCTTCAAGTTCGGGCTGCGCTTCGACCTGCTGACCAACCAGCTCATCGACGCCAACGTCAACCTCAACGTCTTCGAAAGCAACCCACTGCTGATCGCGCGGATGGATCAGCTGTCGCGCAACGAGGAGCTGCAAGCCCAGCTCAAGGAGACCGAGTGGGACCTGATCATCGTCGACGAAGCCCACCGGATGGGCGCCCACTACTTCGGCGGCAAGCTGGAAAAGACAAAGCGCTTCCTGCTCGGTGAGATGCTCGGCCGCATCACCCGCCACCTGTTGCTGATGACCGCCACTCCCCACTCCGGCAAGGAAGAAGACTTCCAGCTCTTCCTCACCCTGCTGGACCGCGACCGGTTCGAAGGCAAGAACACCAAGACCGCCAACACTGACGGCATCATGCGCCGCATGGTCAAAGAAGACCTGCTGACCTTTGACGGGAAGAAGCTCTTCCCCGAGCGCCGCGCCGAGACCGTGCCGTACGAACTCACCGAACTGGAGTACTCGCTCTACGAACAGGTCACCGCCTACGTCCGCGAGGGCATGAATCGTGCCGACCGGGTGGGCGGCAAACGCAAGAACACCGTCGGCTTCGCACTGACCGTGCTGCAGCGCCGCCTGGCATCGAGCCCCGAGGCCATCTACAAGAGCCTCGTGCGCCGTACCGAACGGCTCGAACGCAAGAAGCTCGAAATTCTCAACGGCACCTACACCGACAGGGAGCTGACCGTCGACGTCGAAGGACTCGATGCCGATGACTACAGCTCCGAGCAGATCGAGGAACTCGAAGAGGAGCTGCTCGACGCCGCCACCGCCGCGCAGACAGTCGAGGAACTTGATGCCGAACTGCTCGAACTGGCCGAGCTGACGACAGTCGCCAAGCAGGTTCGCGATTCCGGCACCGACCGCAAGTGGACCGAGTTGAGCCACATCCTCCAGGACGAGGCGCTGACCGTCGACGCGAACGGCTGGCCGCGCAAGCTGATCATCTTCACTGAGCACCGCGACACCCTCGACTACCTAGCCGGTCGCATCCGGACCCTGATCGGCAAGCCCAACGCCGTGCAGGCGATCCACGGCGGCGTGCGCCGCAAAGAGCGCCGTATGATCACCGAGGAATTCACCAAGAACAGGGACTGCCAGATCCTGCTGGCCACCGATGCCGCCGGCGAAGGCCTGAACCTGCAAGCTGCCCACCTGATGGTCAACTACGACCTGCCGTGGAACCCCAACCGGATCGAGCAGCGCTTCGGCCGTATCCACCGCATCGGCCAGGAGGAAGTCTGCCGCCTCTGGAACATCGTCGCCAGCAACACCCGCGAAGGTGACGTCTTCGTACGATTGCTCGCCAAAATCGAAGAACAGCGAAAAGCCTATGGCGGCAAAGTCTTCGACGTCCTCGGCGAAGCATTCTCGGAGACTCCCCTGCGGGAACTGCTTCTGGACGCGATCCGCTACGGCGAACTTCCCGAAGTTCGCGCCAAGATGCACGAAGTCATCGACCACAAAGTGTCCGACGGGCTCAAGGAACTGCTCGACGAACGAGCACTCGCCTCTGACCATCTCGCCGACGCTGACCTCGCCAAGCTCCGCGCCGCCATGGACGAGGCCCGCGCACGCCGACTCCAGCCGCACTACATCGAGTTGGCATTCAAGGCAGCGTTCACCCGACTCGGCGGCCGCATCGCCAAACGCGAGCGAGGCCGCTACGAAATCGCCAACGTGCCAGCACAAATCAGAGCCAGCAAGCACCAGCCGATCGCGACAAAATATGACCGTGTCACCTTCGACCTCGAACATGTGCACTCCGAAGAATTGGCCCGCGCCGACCTGCTCGCACCGGGACACCCGCTGCACGACGCAGTAATGGACGAAGCGATACGACACTTTGGCGGCACCCTCAACAGCGGCACCGTGCTGGTGTCAGCGACGCTGGAGGAGCCTCACCTGCTCGTCGGCGTTGTCGAAGAGGTCGCCGATGCCACCGGCGCTGCGGTGTCCCGACGTTTCGGCTACGCCTATGTCGACAGCCTCGGCACCGTTACGCCTGCGGGTCCGGCACCCTATCTCGATTGCGTCGCCGCACCCGACACACCAGCCGTCGCCACCGCGCGCCAACTCCCCTGGCTGGCCGACGCCGAAGATCGCGCCAACAGCTGGATCATCACGACCCAACTCCCTGAATACCTATCCGAGGTGCAACCGCGTCGTGCCGCAGAGCTCGCGAAGTGTCGCGATCTAGTGGTGAAACGCCTTGAAGGTGAACGCGATCGGATGCTTCTCGACGCTGCTGTGGCCGCCGAAAAGGAGCAGGCAGGCGAAAAGCCGAAGGAGTCCGCCGAGAGCCTCAACCGCAAGGCAGTCGAGCTCGACGCGCGCCTACACAACCGGCTAGAACTGCTCGACAAGCAGGCACTGATGTCGACCAAGCCACCGCGCATCGTCACCGCGGCGCTGATCTTGCCCGTCGCCATGGTTGACGGTGAACTTCCCGCGTCGGCGCCGATCCATGCCAAGGAAACCAAAGAGGTTGAGCGCCGAGGCGTCGATCTAGTGATGTCGACGGAGCGAGCACTGGGCCGTACACCTGTCGAACAACCCTTCAACAACAAGGGATTCGACATCCTCTCCTCGGACTCAGGCGGCGACACCTACCGCATCGAGGTAAAAGCCAGACTCGACGGAGCCAAGGACTTCTTCGTCACCCACAACGAGGTGATGGTCGGCAAGAACGCGGTCCCGCGATACCGGCTGGCATTGGTCAGGGTTGATCCGCGAGGGTCGGACCATGATGAGGTTCGCTACCTCGACAACCCCTTCGCATCAACGGATCTGGGTGATTTTCACTCGACCGGCATCCGCGGTGATTGGGCGAAGATGTGGGCGAAGGGGACTCAGCCATTTTGA
- a CDS encoding Conserved protein of uncharacterised function (part 1) has product MVQKRKLIEVALPLEVINRESAREKSIRHGHPSTLHLWWARRPLAAARAVLFAQLVDDPSSNLEEFPTEELQRKERERLHKLIERLVVWENIRDEKLFAEAHAEILKSTGGNPPPILDPFAGGGTIPLEAQRLGLEAHASDLNPVAVLINKALIEIPPKFAGRAPVSPDVAKDQLSHPWRAATGMAEDVRRYGQWMRHEAEKRIGHLYPKATLSDGSQATVIAWIWARTVTCPNPACGIAMPLVRSWSLGKKKGKEAYVVPSVVDSTVRFTIGHDPKRAPTAANDGTVGRTGATCIGCGSAVELKYIRTEGRAGRLGAQLMATVAEGNRARIYLEPTVEHESAASVTRPDSVPSGDLADNPRDFKTPNYGMTTFADLFTARQLTALTTFSDLVAEVRERVLSDALAAGTPEGVRLEAGGTGAAAYADAVATYLGFAISRMTNKASTICSWDSSTKMEAVRSVFARQALPMSWDYAESNPWGGSGGDFEEDLLWISRVLDKSSGGVPGVVGQASAAERGYSGYLVSTDPPYYDNIGYSDLSDFFYVWLRRSLRSIHPQLLSTMLVPKTEELVANPYRHGGRSGAHQFFEDGFRKVFFKARESAFNDLPITVYYAFKQSEATAVGESSTGWETLLEGMIRSGWAVTATWPVRSELGNRMIGSGTNALASSIVLALRPRPLLAPSTDRREFVEALKAELPQALKELQHGAIAPVDLPQAAIGPGMAVFSRYSTVLEPDGSKMSVRSALARINEILDQVLNEQEGDFDSTTRFAIAWYRQHSYSTGTFGDANNLANARNTTVDAMDRGGILTSRAGKVQLTKPSELSADYNILTDQQASNWEAMHHLIGILEGEGITPAGEFLRSALRRPDGAVDADLVKELAHLLFRVAEASGWTKDALSFNSLVTSWPEIVDVARSDPSAASSQSAFDFTEED; this is encoded by the coding sequence GTGGTTCAGAAGCGCAAGTTGATCGAGGTGGCACTTCCTCTCGAGGTGATCAACCGAGAGTCGGCCCGTGAGAAGTCGATTCGGCACGGTCATCCCTCCACGCTGCACCTGTGGTGGGCCCGACGCCCCCTCGCTGCTGCCCGTGCGGTGCTGTTCGCGCAGCTCGTCGACGACCCGTCGTCGAATCTCGAGGAGTTCCCGACTGAGGAGTTGCAACGCAAGGAGCGCGAACGGCTACACAAGCTTATCGAGCGGCTCGTCGTCTGGGAGAACATCCGCGACGAGAAGCTGTTCGCTGAAGCCCACGCCGAGATCCTCAAATCCACCGGCGGCAATCCACCGCCGATCCTCGACCCCTTCGCCGGCGGTGGCACCATCCCGCTGGAGGCACAGCGCCTCGGGTTGGAGGCGCACGCATCGGACCTGAATCCTGTTGCAGTACTAATCAATAAGGCGTTGATCGAGATTCCGCCGAAGTTCGCCGGGAGGGCGCCGGTGTCCCCCGACGTCGCCAAGGACCAACTCTCCCATCCGTGGCGGGCTGCGACCGGAATGGCCGAGGACGTCCGCCGCTACGGCCAATGGATGCGACACGAAGCCGAAAAACGCATCGGACACCTCTACCCCAAGGCCACCTTGTCAGACGGCTCGCAGGCGACCGTGATCGCCTGGATCTGGGCGCGCACAGTCACCTGCCCCAACCCCGCCTGCGGCATCGCGATGCCGCTCGTACGCTCCTGGTCGCTCGGCAAGAAGAAGGGGAAGGAAGCCTATGTGGTGCCGTCCGTAGTCGACAGCACCGTTCGCTTTACGATCGGACATGACCCCAAGCGCGCTCCTACCGCAGCCAACGACGGAACTGTGGGCCGCACCGGCGCTACGTGCATCGGATGTGGATCGGCCGTGGAGCTGAAGTACATCCGCACCGAGGGACGGGCCGGACGTTTGGGTGCTCAACTCATGGCAACTGTCGCCGAAGGCAATCGCGCGCGCATCTACCTGGAGCCCACAGTCGAGCACGAATCGGCCGCTTCGGTCACGCGCCCTGACAGTGTGCCAAGTGGTGACCTCGCGGACAATCCACGAGACTTCAAGACACCGAATTACGGCATGACGACGTTCGCTGACCTGTTTACTGCGCGGCAACTCACCGCGCTCACCACATTCAGCGACCTCGTCGCGGAGGTCCGTGAACGAGTGCTGTCCGACGCCCTCGCCGCCGGCACGCCCGAAGGCGTTCGTCTCGAAGCCGGCGGCACAGGTGCTGCGGCGTACGCCGATGCCGTTGCGACATATCTCGGCTTCGCGATCAGCCGTATGACCAACAAGGCGAGCACCATATGCTCGTGGGACTCCAGCACGAAGATGGAGGCGGTGCGAAGCGTATTCGCGCGCCAAGCACTTCCCATGAGTTGGGATTATGCCGAGTCGAACCCCTGGGGCGGCTCAGGCGGAGATTTCGAGGAAGATCTTCTATGGATTAGCCGTGTGCTAGATAAGTCGTCCGGTGGTGTTCCTGGAGTCGTCGGTCAGGCCTCAGCAGCGGAGCGCGGATACAGCGGTTATCTCGTATCAACCGATCCGCCGTACTACGACAACATCGGTTATTCAGATCTGTCCGACTTCTTCTATGTCTGGCTGCGCCGATCGCTGCGTTCCATTCACCCCCAACTGCTCAGCACAATGTTGGTTCCCAAAACCGAGGAACTCGTGGCCAATCCATATCGTCACGGCGGCAGGAGCGGCGCACATCAGTTCTTCGAGGATGGCTTTCGCAAGGTCTTTTTTAAAGCGCGCGAGTCTGCCTTTAACGACCTGCCGATCACCGTCTACTACGCCTTTAAGCAATCAGAAGCCACCGCTGTCGGGGAATCATCTACGGGCTGGGAAACACTCCTCGAAGGAATGATCCGGTCGGGGTGGGCGGTCACTGCCACGTGGCCCGTGCGTAGTGAACTAGGCAACCGGATGATCGGTTCCGGGACTAACGCCCTTGCTTCATCGATTGTTTTAGCGTTGCGGCCGCGTCCACTCTTAGCCCCGAGCACCGACCGACGCGAGTTCGTAGAGGCTCTCAAAGCTGAACTCCCGCAAGCGCTCAAGGAGCTTCAGCACGGCGCGATCGCACCGGTTGACCTACCGCAAGCCGCCATTGGGCCGGGCATGGCTGTGTTCTCCCGCTATTCGACGGTGCTGGAGCCTGACGGGTCGAAGATGTCGGTGCGTTCTGCCTTAGCTCGGATCAACGAGATCCTGGATCAAGTGCTCAACGAGCAGGAAGGCGACTTCGACTCGACGACGCGGTTCGCGATTGCCTGGTATCGCCAACACAGTTACAGCACAGGAACTTTCGGTGACGCCAACAACCTCGCCAACGCCCGCAATACCACCGTGGACGCGATGGACCGCGGCGGCATTCTGACCAGCCGGGCCGGAAAGGTCCAACTAACCAAGCCGTCAGAGCTGAGCGCGGACTACAACATTCTGACCGACCAACAGGCCAGCAACTGGGAGGCCATGCACCATCTGATCGGGATCCTGGAGGGCGAAGGAATTACGCCCGCTGGTGAGTTCCTGCGATCAGCATTGCGTCGTCCCGACGGTGCCGTCGACGCTGATCTGGTCAAGGAGCTTGCGCACCTGCTGTTCCGGGTCGCGGAGGCAAGCGGCTGGACCAAAGACGCGCTGAGCTTCAACAGTCTCGTCACCAGCTGGCCGGAGATTGTCGATGTTGCACGGTCCGACCCATCGGCGGCGAGCTCGCAGAGTGCGTTCGACTTCACCGAGGAGGACTGA